ACGCGTACATCGAGCGTTACAACAGTAAGCGGTCTTTGAAGGACGCCATTGCACGGCGAGGCTGATTCCCCGAGGCTACGTGTCCATGTTCAATGAGCGTGGACAGGTGTGCATGAACGAGCAAGATGGAGGTTTGCAGAGCCGGTTGGTGGTCGATCTCAAGCGAGACGGACGGCGCAAGTACGACGAGGATGCGAAGCGCGAGTTGATACAGGCGTGTCTGAAGCCTGGGGTGTCTATCGCGCGGACGGCCATGGAACACGACATCAATCCGAACCTCGTTCGGACGTGGATTTCCAAGTATCAGCGCGAACAAGCCGCGGGCGAGATAGTCAGCTCCGCGACGGAGTCGTCACGAGAGGCTCGCGTCGAGTTGTCGACGGCTTCCGTGCCTGAGGAATCCGCCTTTATGCAGGTCGTCACCTCTGCAGCTGCCCCCACTCCGGCTATATCGGCTGCAGTGTTCTCGCTGAATGTGCACTTACCAAACGGCGTTTCCTTGGAGTTGAGCCAGGCGAACTTCGATGAGCTGACGATACTCGTCCAGATGCTCGGGAGGCTGCCGTGTTCCGGTTCGACGAAGGGCTGAAGGTCTACCTGCATCGCGATCCGGTCGACTTCCGCATGGGCATCAACGGGCTGTCGATCCTGGTCGAACAGGCGATGCGCCTGAACCCTATGACCTCGGCACTGTTCGTCTTCGGCAACCGCCGTCGTGATCGAGTCAAGATCCTCGGCTGGGGCGGCAACGGTTTCTGGTTGCTGCTCAAGCGACTCGAAGCCGACCGCTTCGTCTGGCCGAACGGAGGCGACACGATCACGCTCAGCGTTGAGCAGTTGCATTGGCTGCTCGACGGAATCGACCTGGCCGTGATCCAGAAGCATCCCCAGCGATATTACGCGCGGATGAGCTGAACACCACGCGGGTGACATGGTCTAATCGGCCATGCCGAACAACCCCGTCATGTTGAGCGCCGAGGAGTACAAGGCGCTGATTGCCGCGAGCGCCGAACGCGATGCGCTGCGCGGTGAGCTTCGGCTCGTGACGGCTCAGCGCGATCTGGCCGAAGAGAAGCTGCGGGCCTACAAGCACGAACTGTTCGGCGCATCGAGCGAAGCGCGCCATGCCGATCAGCTCGGCCTGTTCAACGAAGCCGAGGCACTTGCGACGGCTACCGACGCGCCCGCGCGCGAGGACGTGCCCGGCACATCGGTCGCCGCCCACACGCGAGGCAAGCGCGGGCGCAAACCCCTCGATCCGAACCTGCCGCGCGAGGTCGTGCGGCACGAGTTGCCCGAGTCCGAACGGTTCTGCGCGCATGATGGCCATGCTCTCGTCGAGATCGGCGTGGAAACGAGCGAACAGCTCGACGTGATTCCCGAGCAGGTGCGCGTCGTTCAGCACCAGCGGGTCAAGTACGCCTGCCCGTGCTGTGATCTCGGTATCAAGGTTACGCCGGCACCAGCGCGCATCATTGCGCGCGGGCTGCTCACGGAATCCGCGCTGGCGTGGATCATCACCGGCAAGTACCAGTACGGTATGCCACTGTATCGCCAGGCCACGCTGCTGCGTCGCTTCGGCGGCGACATCTCGTCGAACACGCTGGCCGCCAGCGTGGTGCGGGTGGGGCTCGCCACGCAGCCGGTGATCAACCTGATGCGCGACGCGCTGCTCGAATCGAACTTGATCTACGGCGACGAAACCACGTTCCAGGTGCTGAAGGAGCCGGGACGAAGACCGCAGGCGAAGAGCTACCTATGGGCGCAGGTCAACGGCTCAGGGCCGCCGGTACGGATGTTCTCGTACTCGCCGGGGCGCGGCGCCCAGCATGCGCAGAAGCTGTATGCCGGCGTACAGCCCGGCACTGCGCTGATGACGGATGGCTACGAGCTCTATAACGGCATCGCCCACGATCACCAACTCGTGCATCTCGGATGCTGGGCACACGTGCGCCGCGGCTTCATCAAGGCTGAGGAGTCGGTGCCGAAGACGGCACGCTCACCGGATCTGCTGGCCACACGCTTCGTCGTGCTGATCGGTAAGCTGTTCGCAGCCGAGGCGCGCAGTGCGAAGTGGGCGCCCGAACGCCGGCAGCGACTGCGCGCCCGATACAGCGCCCGCGTGCTCTCCATCATCGAGCGCATGCTGGTCGAGCATCTGCCGGACATCGTGCCGTCGAGTCTGCTCGGCAAGGCATTGCAGTACATGAGCGGACAGTGGCCCAAGCTGGTCCGCTACGTCGAGAACGGCAACTGGCCGATCTCGAACAACCTGTGCGAGAACGCGATCCGGCCGTTCGTCGTCGGCCGCAAGGGCTGGCTGTTCTCGGATACGGTTGCCGGTGCGCAGGCCAGCGCCAATCTCTACTCACTGGTCGAGACCTGCAAGGCGAATGGCGTCGACCCATACCGCTATCTAGTCTGGCTGTTCACCAGGTTGCCGCTCGCTGCAACCGCCGACGACTACGCCGATCTCATGCCTTGGAGAATGCCTGCTGCTCTCAACCGCTGAGGGGCGTCATTAAAAGACCGCATACTTACAACAAAACGGTTCGATACGACTGGCTCGCCCATTACCTCTTCGAGACCGTGGCCGACGTTCAGGAGTATGCGACGAAGTGGCTGTGGTCATACAATCACGAACGCCCGAACACGGCCATTGGCGGCGTACCGCCGAAACAGAAGTTGCTTATCGCGCCATAACCTCTACTTCTGACCGCCGTTAAAAACGGGGGGACTACCGAACCCCAAGACCGCAGTCGACTCCAACATTGACCTCGAAAGTATTGCGGCCCCAAGATTTTGACCAGCATCAATCAACGAGAAGGTGTCGTCGGCTAAACCTGACACGCGATGGAGCAACGACTCACGCGCGACGATCAGGTAGAAAAGTGTCTTGTGCGTTATGCCCTGCTTGACAGCGTCCACTTCCTTGGGAAGCGCGGCTCTTAGCGCCGCTGCAATTCTTCGGGCTTCCTCTAGAGTCTCCAGTTCCGATGCTTGCATCTCGCGCTCCATATCGCCGATCCCAACAATTTATCGTGGGCACCGCCCGCGATTCATGCGAGCGCCTTACCCATCAAATCACTCCACGTGCAACGGGAGCGAGCGTTAGGGGATTGGCGTCCACCAGACTTTTAAGGGCCTTGAGGCTAGAAGCT
This is a stretch of genomic DNA from Burkholderia gladioli. It encodes these proteins:
- the tnpA gene encoding IS66-like element accessory protein TnpA; translation: MNEQDGGLQSRLVVDLKRDGRRKYDEDAKRELIQACLKPGVSIARTAMEHDINPNLVRTWISKYQREQAAGEIVSSATESSREARVELSTASVPEESAFMQVVTSAAAPTPAISAAVFSLNVHLPNGVSLELSQANFDELTILVQMLGRLPCSGSTKG
- the tnpB gene encoding IS66 family insertion sequence element accessory protein TnpB (TnpB, as the term is used for proteins encoded by IS66 family insertion elements, is considered an accessory protein, since TnpC, encoded by a neighboring gene, is a DDE family transposase.) gives rise to the protein MFRFDEGLKVYLHRDPVDFRMGINGLSILVEQAMRLNPMTSALFVFGNRRRDRVKILGWGGNGFWLLLKRLEADRFVWPNGGDTITLSVEQLHWLLDGIDLAVIQKHPQRYYARMS
- the tnpC gene encoding IS66 family transposase — translated: MPNNPVMLSAEEYKALIAASAERDALRGELRLVTAQRDLAEEKLRAYKHELFGASSEARHADQLGLFNEAEALATATDAPAREDVPGTSVAAHTRGKRGRKPLDPNLPREVVRHELPESERFCAHDGHALVEIGVETSEQLDVIPEQVRVVQHQRVKYACPCCDLGIKVTPAPARIIARGLLTESALAWIITGKYQYGMPLYRQATLLRRFGGDISSNTLAASVVRVGLATQPVINLMRDALLESNLIYGDETTFQVLKEPGRRPQAKSYLWAQVNGSGPPVRMFSYSPGRGAQHAQKLYAGVQPGTALMTDGYELYNGIAHDHQLVHLGCWAHVRRGFIKAEESVPKTARSPDLLATRFVVLIGKLFAAEARSAKWAPERRQRLRARYSARVLSIIERMLVEHLPDIVPSSLLGKALQYMSGQWPKLVRYVENGNWPISNNLCENAIRPFVVGRKGWLFSDTVAGAQASANLYSLVETCKANGVDPYRYLVWLFTRLPLAATADDYADLMPWRMPAALNR